The following are from one region of the Patescibacteria group bacterium genome:
- a CDS encoding phosphotransferase: MRRIYILSEKNIAEYLLNQVNKSLPFRLLKITEVTEITKYTNASFVYRVHCITNQGKKTLFLKQSDGYTKRNRRIRVDPERVIIEGEKLKLLESLFGKGIVPLVLYVDLKNYILVMDDIQGKKKILIEEFDQHKVYPQLARKFGIFFGTLHGKTYNTPPVFNRSAWQKRIYRLWRNWILFGAKKILPDKTIRAFIRQSDRAKKSLIWGDPVNKNIFVNRQNFSVLDFDFAMYHDPALDNGVFLAHWVIKMLEGKKKIAIDCRNFIINFTKAYLKTTMTMGLSVQERDGIMKRTIVWTGVYMVSRTDGRSGSYYKKSPVWESQIRETGLALITKKKNNTADWFRKALTK, from the coding sequence ATGCGAAGAATATATATTCTATCAGAAAAAAATATAGCTGAGTATTTATTGAACCAAGTCAATAAATCGCTTCCTTTCAGGTTATTAAAAATTACCGAAGTCACGGAGATAACTAAATATACTAACGCTAGTTTTGTTTACCGGGTGCACTGCATTACCAATCAGGGGAAAAAGACTTTATTTCTTAAGCAGTCAGATGGTTATACGAAAAGAAACAGGAGAATTCGCGTGGATCCCGAGAGGGTAATAATTGAAGGAGAAAAGCTGAAGTTATTAGAATCATTGTTTGGTAAAGGAATTGTGCCTTTGGTATTATATGTTGATCTGAAAAATTATATTTTGGTGATGGATGATATTCAGGGGAAAAAGAAGATACTGATCGAAGAATTTGATCAGCATAAAGTGTATCCTCAGCTGGCACGGAAATTTGGCATTTTTTTTGGCACTCTGCACGGTAAAACATATAACACCCCACCCGTTTTCAACCGCTCGGCCTGGCAAAAAAGAATTTATCGTCTATGGAGAAACTGGATTCTATTTGGAGCGAAAAAGATCCTGCCCGATAAAACAATTCGTGCGTTTATCCGACAGTCTGATCGGGCAAAAAAATCCTTGATCTGGGGAGATCCGGTCAACAAAAATATCTTTGTTAATCGGCAAAATTTTTCGGTACTGGATTTTGATTTTGCTATGTATCACGATCCTGCTCTGGATAACGGGGTGTTTCTGGCGCACTGGGTTATAAAAATGTTGGAAGGAAAAAAGAAAATTGCCATTGATTGCCGGAATTTTATCATAAATTTCACCAAAGCATATCTTAAAACAACTATGACCATGGGTTTGTCAGTGCAAGAGCGCGACGGCATTATGAAAAGAACCATTGTCTGGACGGGTGTTTACATGGTCTCTCGTACGGACGGGCGGTCGGGCTCTTATTACAAAAAGTCACCGGTCTGGGAAAGCCAAATCAGAGAAACAGGTTTGGCGCTAATTACAAAGAAAAAAAATAATACCGCTGATTGGTTTAGAAAAGCTTTGACAAAATAA